The DNA window AGTTATGCAAAAAAAAGATTTAACAGGATTGTTCCTGCTTATCTATTGGTTGTATTTCTGTGTGGAATACTTTTAAGTCTGGTCAGCACCTTACCATTCACGGAATACTTCAGTAATACGGAGGTCTATAAATATTTATTCTGGAATTCGCTTTTCATGAACTTTAAAGCGCCATGGCTTCCCGGAGTATTCGGCAATCAGGCGGTAAACGGAGCGTTATGGACTCTTAAAATTGAAATGTGTTTTTATATTGCAGTTCCGCTTATTTTTTTATTCTTCGGAAAAAACAACAGATACAGAAATCGTAGTCTGATCATCCTCTATTTTCTTTCGCTTATATTTCTCAATTATTTTGAAATGACCGGAAGAGCAGCTATCTCAAGGCAACTTCCCGGCTCATTATGTTATTTTATCGGAGGAATGCTTGTCTACTTTAATTTTGATAAATTTATTCAGCATAAAAATACACTCTTCATCATTGCTATTCTGACGGTGTGGATTGATCTTATTTTTAAGATAAAACTATTCTCCCCCATCATGATCAGCATAATAGTTCTGTATATCGCTTACTCTTTAAAATTTTTGAATAATTTCGGAAAATACGGAGATTTCACTTACGGAATTTATATCTTCCACTTCCCTATTATCAGGGTATTCCAGACATTAGGACTCTTTGAAGATTACAATCCTTATGTAATGAGTGTTGTTTGTATGCTGGTCGTTATTGGTGTCGGGATTAGTTCGTGGCATCTTTATGAAAAAAGATTTTTATAATTTTACATCCTATTTACAACACAAATGAAAGACCTTGTCTCCATCATCACGCCCTGTTATAACTCTGCAGAATTTATCGAGGAAACGATACAGTCGGTTCTTAATCAAACCTATTCCAATTGGGAATGGCTGATTACGGATGATCTTTCTAAAGATAATACGGTAGAAATGATCAGGAAATATAATGATCCCAGAATAAAACTACAGGTTTTGGAAAAGAACGGCGGTGCGGGAAATGCGAGAAACAATAGTCTGGAGCGGGCACAGGGAAGATATATTGCTTTTCTTGATTCTGATGATTTCTGGTACCCGGAATATCTTGAAACCATGACGGATTATATGCAGGAACACAATGCTGAACTTGTCTATTGCAATTATTCCAGATGTGATGAGAATCTACAACCCATCCTCAAAGATTTCATGGCAGATACCATAGTAACTTTTTCAAATTTGCTAAAGACCTGCAGGCTTGCCCCGGTTTCTACTATGTATGACACCAGAAGAGTTGGAAAATTTTTGTTCCCGGTAAAAAGCAAACGGGAAGACCATGTTATGTGGCTGAATCTTTTAAAAGTAATTCCTGAAGGAATGCCTATTAATAAGACCATGGCCAAATACAGAATGCGTGAAAACAGTGTTTCCAGAAAGAAGAAAAACATTATTAAAGATCAGTATCTTGTGTATAAGGATTTCATGGGATTTTCTACTGTAAAATCTTTGTATTATACCGCGAACTGGGCACTAAACGGATTTATGAAATATTCAAAAATTTTCAACTAATGGAGTATTCAAAAGAATTTAAAGCAGCATTGAGTGCTTTTTCAAATACAGAAAAGGATAAACTTATTTTCAGACTTCTGAAAAAGGATAAACTATTATCTAAGAAACTCTATTTTGAACTGATCGATCCTGAAACTACGGACGATAAAAGAAACGCCATGGAAACTCTGGTGGAAGAAAAAGTAATTCTGGCATCAAAGTATATCGGAAATGCTAAATATTTTCTGACAATCATCAGAAAGCTCAGTGCAGAAATTACAGAACATATCAAAATAACCACAGATAAATTCGGAGAGGCTTCCCTGAACTTGTTATTGGTTAACAAAATTCTGGATTATAATAATGACCTGAGCAAACAGAGATTTGACAATGTGTACAAACTTTATATCTATATCATCAATAAAGTATTCAGGTCTTTAGTCTTGATTAAAAAACTGGATGAAGACTACTGGATGGAGTTTGATGACCTTTTAAGGGAAACTCAGGAAAAGATATTAGAAAACCATTATCTGCAAAAGCTCTGCATTAACAATGGGCTTGATTTCAACTGGCTTGAAAGTGAAAAAATACCAGCAGACATTGAGTTGATTATGAAAGATATTAAATCTCAGGGGTTTCTAAGGTAAAATCTTCCGGATTATAAGTTCTGTAGAATTGGGCTTCTCATCAACAAATTTTGCGGCATTCTGAGACATTGCATCCAGCTCTTCTTTGTTGTCCTTGTTGGTAAGGAACAGAACGAATTCCGCAGCTTCATATTCCTCTTCAAAAGATTTCCCTCCTTCCGCAGAAATAAGCTCATCTGCTTCAGGATTCTTTCGGTAATGATTTCCGAAAACAACCGGAATACCAAAGGTCGCAGCCTCCAGAATGTTATGTAAACCGGCATCATGAAACCCGCCTCCCACAACTGCTACATCTGCATAGGAATACAGTTTTGACAATAAGCCGATACTATCTATAATTAATACCTGAAAGTTGAAATTTAGAGGTGGATCGTGTTGTATTTCACTATACAATACCGCATCTGGAAATATATTTTTCAAATACACTACTCTTTTTAAATCATGAGGTGCCATGATTATTTTCACGGTATTATTTTTCAGGGAGATCATTTCAGCAATCTTCTCTTCCGACTGCCATGAACTTCCAAAGACAATAGCTGTATTATCTCCAATAAAATCGGTAATGTAATTCACATGATTATCCCTTTCTCTAAGTTGTTTCACCCTGTCAAATCTCGTATCTCCCGTTACAGAAGATTGTAATAGACCGACGCTTTTAGCCAAAGCAAGGGAAAACTGAGTCTGATGAAAAAACCAGTCTACATCTTTTTGAAGCTGCTTTACAAACCATTTCCCATAAGAAGTAAAGAAAGATTGTCTTTCATAAAACAAAGCAGAAATCACATAAATTTTCGCATTTCTATTTTTAAGTTCTGCCAATAGATTATACCAATAGTCATACTTCACCGTAAAAAATAGTTCAACATTAAACTCTGATATAAAATCTTTTACGGTTCTTTTTCTATCAAAAGGCAAATAACAGATTACATCCGCGATGTGTTTCTTTTTGACAACGTTTTCATATCCTGAAGGAGAGAAGAAAGTCACGAGAATTTTATGACCCGGCAATTTTTCTTTTAGCTTTTCTAATACAGGCAACCCCTGTTCATATTCGCCGAGACTTGCAGCGTGCATCCAAATGACCTTATCAGTTTTAGAGAATCCGGCTTTAACCTTTTGTAAAGATTCTTTTCTTCCTTCAACGCCTTTTTTAGTCTTATTATTAAATAATGAAAAAATCTTCATTCCGAAGATCAGCAGATTGACAAATATATTGTAAAGAAATTTCAATTTTGATTTGATTTAATCATTAGATTTTTTTGCGATTCTTTCTTGAATTGATTTTACAAGCCCTATCCCAATAATCATAAAAAGCAATCCTAAAATAAAGAATACGGCATTGCTAAGTTCAAGCTGCTTTCCTTCTGCAATCCTTACACTTTCAATAATAATATCTAGGAATAAAATCATCAGTGAAAATTGCATAGAGAACATATACAGTTCTAAAGTATCTTTATTACGAAAACTTTTAGGGACATTCAGCAACGGGGAATCAGGATCTCTGGATATTCCGACAAAAAGAACAGAAATAAAGGTAGCAATGCATGGTAAAGCCCAAATCATTGCTTTCCCGGATTGTCCGTCTATCTTGCCCTGAAAGTCAAAATGAGTAGGAATGATATCAGGTAAATCAGCATATTTTATTCCCGTAAAAATCCATATTGCAATAAGCAAAAGAGTGTTTACAGTTAA is part of the Chryseobacterium lactis genome and encodes:
- a CDS encoding 3-deoxy-D-manno-octulosonic acid transferase, producing MKFLYNIFVNLLIFGMKIFSLFNNKTKKGVEGRKESLQKVKAGFSKTDKVIWMHAASLGEYEQGLPVLEKLKEKLPGHKILVTFFSPSGYENVVKKKHIADVICYLPFDRKRTVKDFISEFNVELFFTVKYDYWYNLLAELKNRNAKIYVISALFYERQSFFTSYGKWFVKQLQKDVDWFFHQTQFSLALAKSVGLLQSSVTGDTRFDRVKQLRERDNHVNYITDFIGDNTAIVFGSSWQSEEKIAEMISLKNNTVKIIMAPHDLKRVVYLKNIFPDAVLYSEIQHDPPLNFNFQVLIIDSIGLLSKLYSYADVAVVGGGFHDAGLHNILEAATFGIPVVFGNHYRKNPEADELISAEGGKSFEEEYEAAEFVLFLTNKDNKEELDAMSQNAAKFVDEKPNSTELIIRKILP
- a CDS encoding glycosyltransferase family 2 protein, which codes for MKDLVSIITPCYNSAEFIEETIQSVLNQTYSNWEWLITDDLSKDNTVEMIRKYNDPRIKLQVLEKNGGAGNARNNSLERAQGRYIAFLDSDDFWYPEYLETMTDYMQEHNAELVYCNYSRCDENLQPILKDFMADTIVTFSNLLKTCRLAPVSTMYDTRRVGKFLFPVKSKREDHVMWLNLLKVIPEGMPINKTMAKYRMRENSVSRKKKNIIKDQYLVYKDFMGFSTVKSLYYTANWALNGFMKYSKIFN
- a CDS encoding acyltransferase family protein, translating into MQDITKNNFDFIRVLLAFIVFVGHLGALSQVDQLHILTYSPVEVAVFSFFIVSGFLIARSYERSSSLKSYAKKRFNRIVPAYLLVVFLCGILLSLVSTLPFTEYFSNTEVYKYLFWNSLFMNFKAPWLPGVFGNQAVNGALWTLKIEMCFYIAVPLIFLFFGKNNRYRNRSLIILYFLSLIFLNYFEMTGRAAISRQLPGSLCYFIGGMLVYFNFDKFIQHKNTLFIIAILTVWIDLIFKIKLFSPIMISIIVLYIAYSLKFLNNFGKYGDFTYGIYIFHFPIIRVFQTLGLFEDYNPYVMSVVCMLVVIGVGISSWHLYEKRFL
- a CDS encoding deoxyuridine 5'-triphosphate nucleotidohydrolase produces the protein MEYSKEFKAALSAFSNTEKDKLIFRLLKKDKLLSKKLYFELIDPETTDDKRNAMETLVEEKVILASKYIGNAKYFLTIIRKLSAEITEHIKITTDKFGEASLNLLLVNKILDYNNDLSKQRFDNVYKLYIYIINKVFRSLVLIKKLDEDYWMEFDDLLRETQEKILENHYLQKLCINNGLDFNWLESEKIPADIELIMKDIKSQGFLR
- a CDS encoding DUF1648 domain-containing protein, coding for MKLTGILLTVNTLLLIAIWIFTGIKYADLPDIIPTHFDFQGKIDGQSGKAMIWALPCIATFISVLFVGISRDPDSPLLNVPKSFRNKDTLELYMFSMQFSLMILFLDIIIESVRIAEGKQLELSNAVFFILGLLFMIIGIGLVKSIQERIAKKSND